The Streptomyces sp. NBC_01255 genome window below encodes:
- a CDS encoding adenosine deaminase translates to MSDLHPFIAGLPKAELHVHHVGSASPRIVAELAARHPDSKVPTDPEALTDYFTFTDFAHFIDVYLSVVDLVRTPEDVRLLTFEIARDMARQNIRYAELTITPYSSTRRGIDERAFMAAIEDARKSAEAEFGTILRWCFDIPGEAGLASAEETARLATTDGIRPEGLVSFGLGGPEVGVPRPQFKPYFDLARAAGLHSVPHAGETTGPQTIWDAINDLGAERIGHGTSSVQDPALLAHLAEHRIALEVCPTSNIATRAVATLDEHPIRQMVDAGVLVTVNSDDPPMFGTDLNTEYAVAARLLGLDERGVAALAKNAVEASFLDAAGKARIAAEIDTYTDGWLAR, encoded by the coding sequence ATGAGCGATCTCCATCCCTTCATCGCGGGTCTGCCCAAGGCCGAGCTCCACGTCCACCATGTCGGCTCCGCCTCGCCCCGCATCGTCGCCGAGCTCGCGGCCCGGCACCCGGACTCCAAGGTCCCCACCGACCCCGAGGCCCTCACCGACTACTTCACGTTCACGGACTTCGCGCACTTCATCGACGTCTACCTGTCGGTCGTCGATCTGGTCCGCACCCCCGAGGACGTCCGGCTGCTGACGTTCGAGATCGCCCGGGACATGGCCCGGCAGAACATCCGGTACGCCGAGCTGACCATCACCCCGTACTCCTCCACCCGTCGTGGCATCGACGAGCGCGCCTTCATGGCGGCGATCGAGGACGCCCGCAAGTCGGCCGAGGCCGAGTTCGGCACGATCCTGCGCTGGTGCTTCGACATCCCCGGCGAGGCCGGCCTCGCCTCCGCCGAGGAGACCGCGCGGCTCGCCACGACCGACGGGATCCGCCCCGAGGGCCTGGTCTCCTTCGGTCTCGGCGGCCCGGAGGTGGGTGTTCCGCGCCCGCAGTTCAAGCCGTACTTCGACCTGGCGCGCGCCGCCGGTCTGCACTCCGTCCCGCACGCGGGCGAGACGACCGGCCCGCAGACGATCTGGGACGCGATCAACGACCTGGGCGCCGAGCGCATCGGCCACGGCACCAGCTCGGTCCAGGACCCGGCGCTCCTCGCCCACCTGGCCGAGCACCGCATCGCCCTGGAGGTCTGCCCGACCTCCAACATCGCCACGCGGGCCGTCGCCACGCTCGACGAGCACCCGATCCGGCAGATGGTGGACGCCGGGGTCCTCGTCACGGTCAACAGCGACGACCCGCCGATGTTCGGCACGGACCTCAACACCGAGTACGCGGTCGCCGCCCGGCTCCTCGGCCTCGACGAGCGCGGTGTCGCCGCCCTCGCGAAGAACGCGGTGGAGGCCTCCTTCCTCGACGCGGCCGGCAAGGCGCGGATCGCCGCCGAGATCGACACGTACACGGACGGCTGGCTGGCTCGCTGA
- a CDS encoding glycerophosphodiester phosphodiesterase — MRPVTAVAHRGDPYRVRENTLPSIASAIERGADAIEVDVRLTKDGVPVLLHDDTLKRLWGHDRPLSRLSYEQLRELTYDDVPTLREALITAGTHRLMLDLPGGNEDSVRTIVGTVRECGAGERVYYCAGGVAMLQVRAADPSAEIALTWTSLAPPRRVLLDAVRPKWLNYRFGLVSRELTERVHRDGLLVSAWTADTTRTMRKLIFNGVDSITTNRVDALAAALRKARA; from the coding sequence ATGCGCCCTGTCACTGCCGTAGCTCACCGCGGCGACCCGTACCGCGTCCGCGAGAACACGCTCCCCTCGATCGCCTCGGCGATCGAGCGGGGGGCTGACGCCATCGAGGTCGACGTCCGGCTCACCAAGGACGGCGTGCCCGTCCTCCTCCACGACGACACCCTCAAGCGGCTCTGGGGCCACGACCGGCCGCTGTCCCGGCTCTCGTACGAGCAGCTGCGCGAGCTGACGTACGACGACGTGCCGACCCTGCGCGAGGCGCTGATCACCGCGGGGACGCACCGTCTGATGCTGGACCTGCCCGGCGGGAACGAGGACTCGGTCCGCACGATCGTCGGTACGGTGCGGGAGTGCGGCGCCGGGGAGCGCGTGTACTACTGCGCGGGGGGCGTGGCCATGCTCCAGGTGCGGGCGGCCGACCCGTCCGCCGAGATCGCCCTGACCTGGACCTCGCTCGCCCCGCCCCGGCGGGTGCTGCTCGACGCGGTGCGGCCGAAATGGCTCAACTACCGCTTCGGCCTGGTGAGTCGGGAGCTGACCGAGCGGGTGCACCGGGACGGTCTGCTCGTTTCGGCCTGGACGGCGGACACCACCCGCACGATGCGTAAGCTGATCTTCAACGGGGTCGACTCGATCACCACGAACCGGGTCGACGCACTCGCCGCCGCTCTGCGAAAGGCTCGCGCATGA
- a CDS encoding SAM-dependent methyltransferase: protein MNDRIRTDIAHNARVWNYWLGGKDNYPVDRAVGDQVTAFYPSIGEVARADRAFLGRAVTHLAADAGVRQFLDIGTGLPTADNTHEVAQRVAADARIVYVDNDPIVLTHARALLTSAPEGVTEYVDADAQDPEKILAAAGTTLDLSRPVAVLMLGILNFVLDTGEARSIVKTLMDAVPSGSYLVLTHPTLEPELGGEGNKAAMAFWNENATPPITARSRAEFASFLDGLDLLEPGIVSCARWRSEGAAEVAQFGAVGRKP from the coding sequence ATGAACGACCGGATCCGCACCGACATCGCCCACAACGCCCGGGTGTGGAACTACTGGCTGGGCGGCAAGGACAACTACCCGGTGGACCGCGCGGTCGGCGACCAGGTCACCGCCTTCTACCCGAGCATCGGCGAAGTCGCCCGCGCGGACCGGGCGTTCCTCGGCCGGGCGGTGACCCATCTGGCCGCCGACGCGGGCGTGCGCCAGTTCCTGGACATCGGTACGGGCCTGCCGACCGCCGACAACACCCACGAGGTGGCGCAGCGGGTGGCCGCCGACGCGCGGATCGTCTACGTCGACAACGACCCGATCGTCCTCACCCACGCCCGCGCGCTCCTGACGAGCGCGCCGGAGGGGGTCACCGAGTACGTGGACGCGGACGCTCAGGACCCGGAGAAGATCCTGGCGGCCGCCGGCACGACGCTCGACCTGTCCCGTCCGGTCGCGGTGCTGATGCTCGGCATCCTCAACTTCGTCCTGGACACCGGCGAGGCCCGGTCGATCGTGAAGACCCTGATGGACGCCGTCCCCTCCGGCAGTTATCTGGTCCTGACCCACCCGACGCTGGAGCCGGAGCTCGGCGGCGAGGGCAACAAGGCCGCCATGGCGTTCTGGAACGAGAACGCGACCCCGCCGATCACCGCCCGCAGCCGGGCCGAGTTCGCCTCCTTCCTCGACGGGCTCGACCTGCTGGAGCCGGGCATCGTGTCCTGCGCGCGCTGGCGCTCCGAAGGGGCGGCCGAGGTCGCGCAGTTCGGCGCGGTGGGCCGCAAGCCGTAA
- a CDS encoding sensor histidine kinase: MTARGDTSGDIPGAIRGGWQRARSWGAANPWGVDIGIALLVQAAMTMPFVVPRPPELEPASWPAYGLTTLMVLPLVWRRRAPLAVLLAVLVASALYRLAVEGPGQPLPYTGLVVVYTIAALSPSWKRLTTAALLVVAVPVSVWLNTRSMRELTFSLFVFGAAYVFGRLQDARQREHRVEAERAAARERARIAREMHDILSHAVSLMVVQAEAGPVAVRAAPERAEAAFEAISATGRDAMAQLRQMLGVLREGSEGGTAPREPQPDLGGIAELVERVRVGGLTVTYATEGGVRSLPPATGASAYRIVQEALTNVVKHARARTAEVRLTHEEGVLRVTVTDDGRGPQAGSGGHGLVGIRERAAAHGGTAAMGPGPGGRGFEVRVQLPVPSTTGVRT, encoded by the coding sequence ATGACCGCACGGGGAGACACGTCCGGGGACATACCGGGGGCGATACGCGGCGGGTGGCAGCGGGCGCGGAGCTGGGGCGCGGCGAACCCGTGGGGCGTGGACATCGGGATCGCGCTCCTCGTGCAGGCGGCGATGACGATGCCGTTCGTGGTACCGCGCCCGCCCGAGCTGGAGCCGGCGAGCTGGCCCGCGTACGGGCTGACGACCCTCATGGTGCTGCCGCTGGTCTGGCGGCGGCGCGCGCCGCTCGCCGTCCTGCTCGCGGTCCTGGTGGCGAGCGCGCTGTACCGGCTGGCCGTGGAGGGGCCGGGGCAGCCGCTGCCGTACACCGGGCTCGTCGTCGTCTACACGATCGCCGCGCTCTCCCCGTCGTGGAAGCGGCTGACGACGGCGGCGCTGCTGGTGGTCGCGGTGCCGGTCTCGGTCTGGCTCAACACCCGGTCGATGCGTGAACTCACCTTCTCCCTCTTCGTGTTCGGTGCCGCGTACGTCTTCGGGCGGCTCCAGGACGCGCGGCAGCGCGAGCACCGTGTCGAGGCCGAGCGGGCCGCCGCCCGTGAGCGGGCCCGGATCGCACGGGAGATGCACGACATCCTGTCGCACGCGGTGAGCCTGATGGTCGTACAGGCGGAGGCGGGACCGGTGGCGGTACGGGCGGCCCCGGAGCGCGCCGAGGCCGCCTTCGAGGCGATCTCGGCGACCGGCCGCGACGCGATGGCCCAACTGCGGCAGATGCTGGGGGTGCTGCGCGAGGGTTCCGAGGGCGGGACCGCCCCGCGCGAGCCGCAGCCCGACCTCGGAGGCATCGCCGAGCTGGTGGAACGGGTCCGGGTCGGTGGCCTGACCGTCACCTACGCGACGGAGGGCGGAGTCCGCTCCCTCCCCCCGGCGACCGGCGCGAGCGCCTACCGGATCGTCCAGGAGGCCCTGACGAACGTGGTCAAGCACGCGCGCGCCCGCACGGCCGAGGTCCGGCTGACGCATGAGGAGGGGGTGTTGCGTGTGACGGTGACGGACGATGGGCGCGGCCCGCAGGCGGGATCCGGCGGCCACGGCCTGGTCGGCATCCGGGAGCGGGCAGCCGCACACGGCGGCACGGCGGCGATGGGCCCGGGCCCCGGCGGCCGGGGCTTCGAGGTGCGGGTGCAGCTCCCCGTACCCTCCACCACGGGGGTGAGGACATGA
- a CDS encoding response regulator transcription factor — protein sequence MTIRVVVADDQELVRSGFAMILDAQPDIEVVAEAGDGAEAVDAVRRLSPDVALLDIRMPRTDGIEACRTISAESDCRTVILTTFDTDAYVYEALHAGASGFLLKDVRRDDLVHAVRVVAAGDSLLAPSVARRLVEEYTAGGPRRTAAGPDPRLDVLTGRERETLLLLARGLSNAEIAAELVVSDHTVKTHVGNVLAKLGLRDRIQAVICAYETGLVAAGSPPPGGGTGPGPSPVSARN from the coding sequence ATGACGATCCGCGTGGTGGTCGCCGACGACCAGGAGCTGGTCCGCAGCGGCTTCGCGATGATCCTGGACGCGCAGCCGGACATCGAGGTGGTGGCGGAGGCCGGCGACGGCGCGGAGGCGGTGGACGCGGTGCGCCGCCTCAGCCCCGACGTGGCGCTGCTCGACATCCGGATGCCCCGGACGGACGGCATCGAGGCCTGCCGGACGATCAGCGCGGAGTCGGACTGCCGGACGGTGATCCTGACGACCTTCGACACCGACGCGTACGTGTACGAGGCGCTGCACGCGGGGGCGAGCGGTTTCCTCCTCAAGGACGTGCGCAGGGACGACCTGGTGCACGCGGTCCGGGTGGTGGCGGCGGGCGACTCGCTGCTTGCGCCGTCCGTGGCGCGACGCCTCGTGGAGGAGTACACCGCGGGCGGACCGCGCCGGACCGCCGCCGGCCCTGACCCCCGGCTCGATGTGCTGACGGGCCGCGAGCGGGAGACGCTGCTGCTGCTCGCGCGCGGCCTGTCGAACGCGGAGATCGCGGCGGAGCTGGTGGTCAGCGACCACACGGTGAAGACCCATGTGGGGAACGTGCTGGCCAAGCTGGGGCTGCGGGACCGGATCCAGGCGGTGATCTGCGCGTACGAGACGGGCCTGGTCGCGGCGGGTTCTCCCCCGCCCGGGGGAGGTACGGGCCCCGGCCCCTCCCCCGTGTCGGCGAGGAACTGA
- a CDS encoding serine hydrolase domain-containing protein, with the protein MKKSTRTLLAAALVLGVAAGPAIVPAAAAAPAAAAPQSSAPSLEAAMSAAIAGLPRADATAALVRVGGTEGSWQGSSGVHDLESGAPADPAARFRAGSVTKVFTAATVLQLAAEGRIDLDRPARSYLPDLIPGRYARVTVRQLLNHTHGIPAPDFAGTTVEEWYANRFQVHTPEAMVRSATAKPREFRPGTKQHYLNIGYTIAGLIVERVTGDTYERQVERRILRPLGLRDTYFPGKDPRIAGPYNHGYQTMRLDDGTTGLRDVSVWGTTDGWAAGDLVSTTADLERFTRALFAGRVVRGPLLEEMFTLPKVPDLQSGDPAAYAAGLAMKRLGGREVWGKTGGRWGYNAAIASTRGGGRTLVYSVNATIAKGQDMNRTALTVMVAAYGMPG; encoded by the coding sequence ATGAAGAAGTCCACCCGCACCCTGCTCGCCGCCGCCCTGGTCCTGGGGGTGGCCGCGGGACCGGCGATCGTCCCGGCCGCGGCCGCCGCCCCGGCCGCCGCCGCACCTCAGAGTTCGGCCCCCTCCCTGGAGGCGGCGATGTCGGCCGCGATCGCCGGTCTGCCCCGGGCCGACGCCACGGCCGCGCTGGTCAGGGTCGGCGGCACGGAGGGTTCCTGGCAGGGCAGTTCGGGCGTCCACGACCTGGAGAGCGGCGCCCCGGCCGACCCGGCCGCCCGCTTCCGGGCCGGTTCGGTGACGAAGGTCTTCACGGCGGCGACCGTCCTCCAGCTCGCCGCCGAGGGCCGGATCGACCTGGACCGGCCGGCCCGCTCGTACCTGCCCGACCTGATCCCCGGCCGGTACGCCAGGGTGACCGTCCGCCAGCTCCTGAACCACACGCACGGCATCCCGGCCCCCGACTTCGCGGGCACGACCGTGGAGGAGTGGTACGCGAACCGCTTCCAGGTCCACACCCCCGAGGCGATGGTCCGTTCGGCGACGGCGAAGCCGCGCGAGTTCCGGCCGGGCACGAAGCAGCACTACCTCAACATCGGGTACACCATCGCCGGTCTGATCGTGGAGCGGGTCACGGGCGACACGTACGAGCGGCAGGTGGAGCGGCGGATCCTGCGCCCGCTCGGCCTCCGTGACACGTACTTCCCCGGCAAGGACCCCCGGATCGCCGGTCCGTACAACCACGGCTACCAGACGATGCGGCTCGACGACGGGACGACCGGGCTGCGGGACGTCTCCGTGTGGGGGACGACGGACGGCTGGGCGGCCGGCGACCTCGTGTCGACCACCGCCGACCTGGAGCGGTTCACGCGGGCACTGTTCGCGGGCCGGGTGGTGCGCGGGCCGCTCCTGGAGGAGATGTTCACCCTGCCGAAGGTCCCTGACCTGCAGTCGGGCGACCCGGCCGCGTACGCCGCCGGTCTGGCGATGAAGCGGCTCGGCGGGCGCGAGGTGTGGGGCAAGACGGGCGGCCGCTGGGGCTACAACGCGGCCATCGCGTCGACCCGCGGCGGCGGCCGCACGCTCGTCTACAGCGTCAACGCCACGATCGCCAAGGGCCAGGACATGAACCGGACGGCGCTGACCGTCATGGTGGCGGCGTACGGGATGCCCGGCTGA
- a CDS encoding nitroreductase family protein, protein MNLGLASDTLLSTTRAVRHRLDLTRPVPRALLEECVDLAVQAPTGRNRQRWHFVIVTDPERRAVLADLWRASLAAPGAHQPLPDRDVRRAEVAPGVMDRVYSGVGHLHRHLHEVPAYVIPCVEGRTEGASVTHQAGTWGSILPAAWSFMLAARERGLGTVWTTGNLPMEREFARFLGIPYEQVMQAAFIPVAYTIGTDFRPARRIPREQVLHWDAW, encoded by the coding sequence ATGAACCTCGGTCTCGCTTCCGACACCCTGCTCTCCACCACCCGGGCCGTCCGGCACCGCCTCGACCTCACCCGGCCCGTGCCCCGCGCGCTCCTGGAGGAGTGCGTGGACCTCGCCGTCCAGGCGCCCACCGGCCGCAACCGGCAGCGCTGGCACTTCGTCATCGTCACCGACCCGGAGCGGCGGGCCGTCCTCGCCGATCTGTGGCGCGCCTCCCTCGCCGCGCCCGGCGCCCACCAGCCGCTGCCCGACCGGGACGTGCGCCGGGCCGAGGTCGCGCCCGGGGTGATGGACCGCGTCTACTCCGGCGTCGGGCACCTGCACCGGCACCTGCACGAGGTCCCCGCGTACGTCATCCCCTGCGTCGAAGGGCGGACCGAGGGCGCCTCCGTCACCCATCAGGCCGGCACCTGGGGGTCGATCCTGCCCGCCGCCTGGAGCTTCATGCTCGCCGCCCGCGAGCGGGGGCTCGGCACGGTGTGGACGACGGGGAACCTGCCGATGGAGCGGGAGTTCGCGCGCTTCCTCGGCATCCCGTACGAGCAGGTGATGCAGGCCGCCTTCATCCCCGTCGCGTACACGATCGGGACCGACTTCCGGCCGGCCCGGCGCATCCCGCGCGAGCAGGTGCTCCACTGGGACGCGTGGTGA
- a CDS encoding IclR family transcriptional regulator produces the protein MGESVAGRLFSVLDAFDAPRGGPAALRLTDIAARTGLPAPTALRMVRELVAWGGLERGADGTYRLGLRLRALGAAAPCPRGLLDAALPALRALGARTGGHADVAVLSGPADGGVLCLVSGERLPGHATAYGKVLLTAPPAELPRLTRHTVVSPGPLAAQLARIRAEGLAVCAEEHRLGEITVAAPVRGPAGPVAALGVTVTAGVPLERVTAAVREAARRVRPPAP, from the coding sequence ATGGGCGAGAGCGTGGCGGGGCGGCTCTTCTCGGTACTGGACGCCTTCGACGCCCCACGGGGCGGACCGGCGGCGCTGCGGCTCACCGACATCGCGGCGCGGACGGGACTCCCGGCGCCGACGGCCCTGCGCATGGTGCGGGAACTGGTCGCCTGGGGCGGTCTGGAGCGGGGCGCGGACGGCACGTACCGGCTGGGGCTGCGGCTGCGGGCGCTCGGCGCGGCGGCGCCCTGCCCGCGTGGCCTCCTCGACGCGGCGCTGCCCGCGCTGCGGGCGCTCGGCGCCAGGACGGGCGGCCACGCGGACGTGGCGGTCCTGTCCGGCCCCGCCGACGGGGGCGTGCTGTGCCTGGTGAGCGGGGAGCGGCTGCCGGGCCATGCGACGGCGTACGGCAAGGTCCTGCTCACCGCTCCCCCGGCGGAACTCCCCCGCCTCACCCGCCACACGGTGGTCTCGCCGGGGCCGCTGGCCGCCCAACTGGCCCGGATCCGCGCGGAGGGCCTCGCGGTCTGCGCCGAGGAGCACCGGCTGGGCGAGATCACGGTGGCGGCCCCGGTGCGGGGCCCGGCCGGGCCGGTCGCCGCCCTCGGCGTGACCGTCACCGCCGGCGTACCCCTGGAGCGCGTGACGGCGGCGGTCCGGGAGGCCGCTAGGCGGGTACGGCCGCCGGCGCCGTGA
- a CDS encoding polyamine ABC transporter substrate-binding protein, whose translation MSRRSLLRGIGGVGAAAALAGCGVPAAYVDERDRAGRDLSARDRTLDFANWPLYIDTDDDDTSKRPTLNAFRERTGISVRYTEEINDNDEFFGKIGPSLMNHQETGRDLIVVSDWMAARFVRLGWVQEMDRAAQPHVAKHLNPQLRAPAFDAGRLHSVPWQSGITGIAYNRKKLGRELRSTKELWADDLRGKVTLLSGLDESMSLLLQGNGVDVTRWTRDDFLALCEQIEGLVRKKHIRRFTGNDYIKDLSTGDVLACQAYSGDVIQLQADNPDIEFVVPEEGGELWAESLMIPNRAQHKTNAEKLIDYYYEPEVAAELAAWVNYVCPVPAAQSVLADSGDEELVALAEDPLIFPDADMRSRLAIARDIRADERQEFAKKWNAIVGL comes from the coding sequence ATGTCCCGCCGGTCCCTGCTGCGCGGGATCGGCGGTGTCGGGGCGGCCGCGGCGCTCGCCGGGTGCGGGGTGCCCGCCGCCTACGTCGACGAGCGCGACCGGGCCGGCCGCGATCTGTCCGCGCGCGACCGGACGCTCGACTTCGCCAACTGGCCGCTCTACATCGACACCGATGACGACGACACGTCGAAGCGCCCGACCCTGAACGCCTTCCGCGAGCGCACCGGGATCTCCGTCCGCTACACGGAGGAGATCAACGACAACGACGAGTTCTTCGGCAAGATCGGCCCGTCCCTGATGAACCATCAGGAGACCGGCCGCGACCTGATCGTCGTCAGCGACTGGATGGCCGCCCGCTTCGTCCGCCTCGGCTGGGTCCAGGAGATGGACCGCGCGGCCCAGCCCCACGTCGCGAAGCACCTCAACCCGCAGCTGCGTGCGCCCGCGTTCGACGCGGGCCGACTCCACAGCGTGCCCTGGCAGTCCGGGATCACCGGCATCGCGTACAACCGGAAGAAGCTCGGCCGCGAACTCCGCTCCACGAAGGAGCTGTGGGCCGACGACCTGCGCGGCAAGGTCACCCTGCTCTCCGGGCTCGACGAGTCCATGTCCCTGCTCCTCCAGGGCAACGGCGTCGACGTGACCCGGTGGACGCGCGACGACTTCCTCGCCCTGTGCGAGCAGATCGAGGGGCTCGTCCGGAAGAAGCACATCCGCCGCTTCACCGGAAACGACTACATCAAGGACCTGTCCACCGGCGACGTGCTCGCCTGTCAGGCGTACTCCGGCGACGTCATCCAGCTCCAGGCCGACAACCCCGACATCGAGTTCGTCGTCCCCGAGGAGGGCGGCGAACTGTGGGCCGAGTCCCTCATGATCCCCAACCGCGCCCAGCACAAGACCAACGCCGAGAAGCTGATCGACTACTACTACGAGCCCGAGGTCGCCGCCGAACTGGCCGCCTGGGTCAACTACGTCTGCCCCGTGCCGGCCGCGCAGAGCGTCCTCGCGGACTCCGGCGACGAGGAACTGGTCGCCCTCGCCGAGGATCCGCTGATCTTCCCGGACGCCGACATGCGGAGCCGTCTCGCCATCGCCCGCGACATCCGCGCCGACGAGCGGCAGGAGTTCGCGAAGAAGTGGAACGCGATCGTGGGGCTGTGA
- a CDS encoding gamma-aminobutyraldehyde dehydrogenase, with translation MTTELRRLRNYINGEFRDAADGRTIEVVNPATGEVYATSPLSGQADVDAAMEAAAAAFPAWRDSIPAERQKVLLKIADAFEERAEDLIAAEVLNTGKPTALVGSEEVPPMVDQIRFFAGAARMLEGRSAGEYMEGMTSIVRREPVGVCAQVAPWNYPMMMAVWKFAPALAAGNTVVLKPSDTTPASTVLMAEIIGQIVPKGVFNVICGDRETGKAMVEHPTPAMASITGSVRAGMQVAESAAKDVKRVHLELGGKAPVVVFEDTDIESAVGDIAVAGFFNAGQDCTAATRVLVHESIHDEFVAALAKAAAETKTGQPDDEDVLYGPLNNANQLKQVTGFIERLPAHAKVEAGGHRVGDKGYFYAPTVVSGLKQDDEIVQNEVFGPVITVQSFTDEAQALAYANDVEYALASSVWTKDHARAMRMSKALDFGCVWINTHIPLVAEMPHGGYKKSGYGKDLSAYGFEDYTRIKHVMTSLG, from the coding sequence GTGACCACCGAGCTGCGCCGGCTGCGTAACTACATCAACGGGGAGTTCCGGGACGCGGCCGACGGCCGCACCATCGAGGTGGTCAACCCGGCCACCGGCGAGGTGTACGCCACCTCCCCGCTCTCCGGCCAGGCCGACGTCGACGCCGCGATGGAGGCCGCCGCGGCGGCCTTCCCCGCGTGGCGCGACAGCATCCCGGCCGAGCGCCAGAAGGTGCTCCTCAAGATCGCCGACGCCTTCGAGGAGCGCGCCGAGGACCTCATCGCCGCCGAGGTGCTGAACACCGGCAAGCCGACCGCCCTTGTCGGGAGCGAGGAGGTACCGCCGATGGTGGACCAGATCCGCTTCTTCGCCGGTGCCGCCCGCATGCTCGAGGGCCGTTCGGCCGGCGAGTACATGGAGGGCATGACCTCGATCGTCCGCCGCGAGCCCGTGGGCGTCTGCGCTCAGGTCGCGCCGTGGAACTACCCGATGATGATGGCCGTGTGGAAGTTCGCCCCGGCCCTCGCGGCGGGAAACACCGTCGTCCTCAAGCCCTCGGACACGACCCCCGCGTCGACCGTCCTGATGGCCGAGATCATCGGGCAGATCGTCCCCAAGGGCGTCTTCAACGTCATCTGCGGTGACCGCGAGACGGGCAAGGCCATGGTCGAGCACCCGACCCCGGCGATGGCCTCCATCACCGGCTCGGTCCGCGCCGGCATGCAGGTCGCCGAGTCGGCGGCCAAGGACGTCAAGCGCGTCCACCTGGAGCTGGGCGGCAAGGCCCCGGTCGTCGTCTTCGAGGACACCGACATCGAGTCGGCCGTCGGGGACATCGCGGTCGCGGGCTTCTTCAACGCCGGCCAGGACTGTACGGCCGCCACCCGCGTCCTCGTCCACGAGTCCATCCACGACGAGTTCGTCGCCGCCCTCGCCAAGGCCGCCGCCGAGACGAAGACCGGCCAGCCGGACGACGAGGACGTGCTCTACGGCCCGCTCAACAACGCCAACCAGCTGAAGCAGGTCACCGGCTTCATCGAGCGCCTCCCGGCCCACGCCAAGGTCGAGGCCGGCGGTCACCGCGTCGGCGACAAGGGCTACTTCTACGCCCCGACCGTCGTCTCCGGCCTCAAGCAGGACGACGAGATCGTCCAGAACGAGGTCTTCGGCCCGGTCATCACCGTGCAGTCCTTCACGGACGAGGCCCAGGCCCTCGCGTACGCCAACGACGTCGAGTACGCCCTGGCCTCCTCCGTCTGGACCAAGGACCACGCGCGCGCGATGCGCATGTCCAAGGCCCTCGACTTCGGCTGTGTGTGGATCAACACCCACATCCCGCTCGTCGCCGAGATGCCCCACGGCGGCTACAAGAAGTCCGGCTACGGCAAGGACCTCTCCGCGTACGGCTTCGAGGACTACACGCGCATCAAGCACGTGATGACCTCCCTGGGCTGA
- a CDS encoding Lrp/AsnC family transcriptional regulator has protein sequence MHSEAVASRSTDSRTGTGSSPTIDAVSLAIIEQLQQDGRRPYAAIGKAVGLSEAAVRQRVQKLLDQGVMQIVAVTDPLTVGFRRQAMVGINVEGDLDPVAEALTAMAECEYVVMTAGSFDLMVEVVCEDDDHLLDVINKRIRTLPGVRSTESFVYLKLKKQTYMWGTR, from the coding sequence GTGCACAGTGAAGCCGTGGCCAGTCGAAGCACAGACTCCAGAACCGGAACCGGTTCGTCCCCGACGATCGATGCCGTCTCCCTGGCAATCATCGAACAGCTCCAGCAGGACGGTCGCCGTCCCTACGCGGCGATAGGCAAGGCCGTCGGCCTCTCCGAAGCCGCGGTGCGCCAACGCGTACAGAAGCTGCTCGACCAGGGCGTCATGCAGATCGTCGCCGTCACCGACCCGCTCACCGTGGGATTCCGGCGCCAGGCGATGGTCGGCATCAACGTCGAGGGTGACCTCGATCCGGTTGCGGAGGCGCTGACGGCCATGGCCGAATGCGAGTACGTGGTGATGACCGCGGGCTCGTTCGACCTGATGGTGGAAGTCGTCTGCGAGGACGACGACCACCTGCTGGATGTGATCAACAAGCGCATCCGCACCCTCCCCGGCGTGCGCTCCACCGAGAGCTTCGTCTACCTCAAACTCAAGAAGCAGACCTATATGTGGGGAACTCGATAA